The window attaatttataaatttatttttatatagtatttttttattagagtaTTTCTCATAACTATGTTTCGCCCATCTCTTTCGTATCATACGTCACAAAATCTAAATGGTCCGAACAAATGGAACAGTGTGGGCTGATGAATGACCCAATACCATGTGAATGGcaaagaaaatagaatttaaataatttttaaatttaaaatataaatttagtaAGAGTAAATTTAGTAGGAAAATGCTATATCTTccgttgggctcttgctggagACTAACGAtgtattttgatgtgtttttttaagtttttttttatataaattttttaattattttaaatattttaaaaaattaaaaaatattataatattattaaaaaatattttcttaatcaggaaataaaataaaaaattataaaaaatattttttttataattttttattttacttcttgattaaaaaagtattttttaatgatttttttttactttttgattaagaaaatatttttttaataatattttaaatttattttatttttttaaaatatttaaaaatattaacaaatctatataaaaaataacttaaaaatatatatatataaaataatactactaacGGGAGCTCCCGAGAGcctaaggtttcgtttggttccttaactCATCTccactcatcattacaacttttttaaatctcaacataaaatataataaataattcaattttttcaaatcttaaaataataataatattaaaaaataatattttaacaatattttatcatctcaactcaactcaattcactttaatatccaaacacaacctaagagtCTACTAGACGATTATTGAGGACGAATAAAGCTGCgtttggttttttaatttagttgaaattaatttaattttaaattaaatctaatatttaaatatttaatttttaaattattaaatttattttaatatataatttttttaatttaaaatttttttataaatataatctacaattttttttaattttttataaaaaatattaaatttctcTATTATTCAACTCATCACTGTTCATAAACAGCTTAACTGAGCTCAACAGTCAACATCCCGCAGAAAGCATTTCCTAACAGAGAATATTTCCCTTCAAACTCAACTCCTCCCTTCAGCTCTGTCTCTTGCCATTTCACgttctgcttcttcttctactGCCTCGACGAAGGCTTGAGCCGCTGAATCTTTAAAAGCAATCTTAGGAATCCAATAATGTCTAACTTTTCCAATCAGATCAGAGCGTCCTCCGCCCTGATCACTCGCTTCAAACGTCTGAGAGAATTTCAATTTTGTAGTAATCCCGTGCTTATGCGCTCCAGATCCTTCACTACAACCGAGGGCCACCGTCCCACCATTGTCCACAAGCGCAGCCTCGACATTCTCCACGATCCTTGGTtcaataaagtatatatatactacgcTTAACTCTCCgtctttcttcttttattttctcttcatcCTGTACTTCTTATTCCTGATTCTTCGTAGTTCCGGAAATAACTGCGTTTGATTTTGCCACTTTGAAATTAAGAAGTgcttttattatctttatttgtttAGTTTCTACCTCAATGTTGTTGTTTGAGGGTGTTTCAGTgcttaagttttctttttttctttttccttagaCAATGATGTTGGAGTGaatgtgtttttttgtttttttaattttctaattatcAGTTCGTTGAACTTGATTTCGGCTCTGGTAAGTGAGTTTGATCTTATATGTACTTTTCTAGTTTTTACATTCCTCTGGTTTTTAAGTTACAGctattgagttttgctatatacGAGTGCCGCGGGGTCAGAGAAgtcttgaaaaaaatgaaaatcgaaTATTTTTTATGCTAGACGTGACAGGATTCCAAGTCAGTAATGTATCTGGTGTGACAAACTTGCAAATACAAGTTTTCTACGGCAATTGATGCTTCttaaatttgtttttcaattagGGAACGGCTTTTTCCTTTACCGAACGGGATCGTCTTGATCTTCGAGGACTCCTACCTCCAAATGTTATGTCTACTGAGCAGCAAATTGAACGCTTCAGTaagtctttatttttatttttttctgccCAGCGCTCTGGCTCTCAAGCTCAATTTTGTCTATACCTTGGTAGAATTTATCTGCCAATTCCTGCTGACCAAGAGCCTTTGTGGGCAGGGAACCGAAGTAATTgtttttggttctctttttTTGTGGGAGTTTTTGATTTCTTGAATCGCTGTATTCCTCAAGTTACTTGAAGCCAATTACAATCGATCACAAGGTTCTTTAGAAAGCAATTAGGTGTTGATAGAGGTATATCGTTCAAGGTGTGTTGGATATGTAGCTACTCGGAGAAAGTGCTGGCCACATATGCCTAATAACCcctaaaatgactagtcaatttGAAACTTCCATATAATCACTTAGAAAGCCTAGTTTCACCTAGTAAGTAGCCAATGTGAGATTTAGCGCTCATGACTTGAACCACGTGAATTTCTTTTCTCAATGTGGGACTGAGGTGTTACTAAATCTCCCTCTTAAATTCATGACGATTTCATCAAAGTCATAGCAATATAGTGCTTTAGAATCGCATGGCTGGCCTCACTGAGTTGTTCTAATAACAGATATAACAATCTAGGGAAAGCGCTAGCCATATCAATGTTATAACCTCAAAAAGGCTGGTAAATATTTTAGAATCACTTATAAACCCAGTTTCACTTAACAAGTAGCCAATGTATGCCTTAGCACTCATGAGTACTCTTTTAAATTACACTATGTGAGTCATTCCATTTCCCACAGGTTCAGAATGCTTCAATAAAGTTAAAGATCTtcaaataaacttttttatatccatgtttttattcttttcttttactaatACTACTGGTAATATTTGTTAATGAACAGTCGTTGACCTGAAAAGGCTTGAAGTAAATGCAAGAGATGGACCATCTGAGCCAAATGCACTGGCAAAATGGCGGATACTTAACCGTTTGCATGATAGAAATGAGACTATGTACTACAAGGTGGGTTGAAAATGTTATTCCTTTATATATAGTCTACTTTGACTCTCATTTATCATTCCAAATTAGTATTTCCCTCTTTGCTTAAGTGATTACCTGAACTAGTTGCTAAATTTACTGTGAGGAGTTCATTTAACATCTTGCAATTTTTAGGTCTTTTCAATCAGGTTTGCAAGTCAGCATTGGTTGCgtctctctcaaatttttttttttcaattacaaaactttaCAAATGATCTCTTTTGCTGTGACTGTGTAACCCTTCCCCCCATATTGTCCTTCTCATGAATGTTGAAAAGGAGGTTGAACTCGAATTTCAGTTCATGAAGAGATTACTCATCACCATCATAACACTGCCATCCATTGCCAGTCTTCTTTGTATGAGTATTTCAGTCTTCATGACTACTCAATTTCATCTGCATTGATATCCACATGTATTCTTGCACACTTTCAACcaatatcaatttatattattattttattcatgccGGTTGGTCATTGAAATCATTCTATACAGATAAGCTTATGGATCTCATCTTTGACAATTCAAATCATAACATCATTTCTGAAATCTACAGGTCTTAATTGCCAATATTGAGGAATATGCTCCTATAGTTTATACTCCAACTGTTGGTCAAGTTTGCCAGAATTACAGTGGTTTATTTCGAAGGCCAAGGGGAATGTATTTCAGCGCAGCGGATCGTGGAGAAATGATGTCTATGGTTTATAACTGGCCAGCTGATCAGGTCTTTCTGTTAATGATACGAGCAActaggattttaattttttccttttatcttcttattctgctgataatttttttaagtattaaaacCTTTATTTGCAGGTTGATATGATTGTTGTCACAGATGGAAGCAGAATACTGGGTCTTGGTGACCTTGGGGTTCAGGGAATTGGAATTGCGATTGGTAAGCTGGATCTATATGTCGCTGCTGCAGGGATAAACCCTCAAAGGGTACTTCTTTCtttatgcatcatatttttctgtttcaattttttcattcttttataGGAATATACACATGGAAACAACAAAAATGTTTTACTTACTTAAACATGATTGTTAAGGATGTTGTCAAATATGCATAAATAAACCTCTTCAAGTTGCATGAATAGAATGTAAATGTATTTTAAGTTAGTCTTATCCTCTTTCTAATACGGTTTGACAAACCTGCTCTGCTGCCGAATGGTACCTagtgaaaataatttaagtttggTTAGAAGCACTTGTAGCTTGAGGTCctcatctaatttcaaaattttttaatggtgttgCAGTTGATTTGTGTCTGTGcatgcttgtgtgtgtgtgtgtgagagagagagagagagagagagcagcagcagcagcagtcgGTAAATTGCTGTGTCAAGGAAGGTGTTCCAGCATTGAAAAAAGGGAGGTGTTTCAGTGACATCACTaaggtgtaaatttaaataatgaacttTTATGTCCAGATACTTGAATCTGATGTGCAGTATTGAAGTTAAGTATTTGGTATAATCTGTGATAATTTCTGATAAGCCGTGTGATGGTTCTATTTATCTGCAGCAGAGTTCCTAGTTGATTGTGTACAGCTGGATCACAGTACTTAAATTCCTTACAATCAGTcataaaaaagttttcattATTGTTCAGTGCTGagatcattttctatttttgctcGATACATAATGTGTTTTCCACTATACATTCTTGACCTCTATTCTCCTTTTGATTCTTTAAtgatcaactcaactcaactaagtGTGAAGCCCAAGTAATTgatttgttacttattaattttttccttttttgtattCCATCAATAGGTACTTCCTGTGATGATTGATGTTGGAACTAATAATGAGAAGCTGCTAAAAGACCCCTTGTGTAAGtctttttcatccatttgtggTGATGATATTGTAGTTGTGCCATATATTTTTTCCCCCATAAAAGCAGTTGTTCACCATCAACCATGCTAACTTTAAGTTAGTTCAAGAAAAGAGACTTGCTACCCatgtttcttaaaaaaatgcatgccccccattttttaagaaaaaaacgaTTTTTAATCATGGTTATGTCTATTTACCCTGCTTtgtattgcatattaactgcACTTGCATCTATAAATTCACCTGCATCGCCCCTCCCCTCTtttctgatcatcatcatgaatgCATGAGTCCCTTCTAATAGATGatcaatttatactttatttcCAGATTTGGGTCTTCAAGAACATCGTCTTGATGGTGATGAGTATGTTGCTGTCATCGATGAATTCATGAATGCAGTTTTTACTCGTTGGCCAAATGTGATTGTGCAGGTAAGTATTGAATATGCTTACTTAATGCAACTGGACTGCATGCATGATGacactaaaaaaaatgcaaaacaaagagATAGAGAGTAAGAAAACTTGGGTATGTGCAGTTCGAAGATTTTCAAAGCAAGTGGGCCTTTAAGTTGTTGCAGCGTTATAGATGTACCTACAGAATGTTTAATGATGATGTCCAGGTAATtgaatttcttgtttgctttaattatcttattattttcttcacaaTAATATTCATCTACATAATTTAATCTTGTCTCATTaattatcttactattttcTCCACTGTAATATTCATCTACATAATTTAATCTTGCCTCAGTCTTTAATGATAATTTGACAGCAATTTTTAGCTTACTATTTTAAGCTTTGAGGATaagcatattttaaatttagagtACCATGTATCCatgaaaccttttttttataggtgatagtatgtatttttttttgataagtaatcgataatattataaatagagataggcaaaaacccaagtacacacaAGAAGGATACAAGAGATAACACCTATCTAGGTCAACGAAAGGGAAGCTAAAAAGTCATGTAcattcaggccattaaaatctatagcaatGGCCCATAACATTAAAGTACGGAAAAGAAAAGCTCTAAGTTCCCCCGGCGACCGctccttgttttcaaaagtccgatcattgcgctcttgccaaatacaccacatgatacagatcgggatcattttccacacctcCTTAATTTGTTGAACGCCTCTCGGGAGTGTCCAACTGGCCAACAGATCAACCACAGTTTCTGGCATCACGAAGGGTAACTCTACTCGACTGAAAACTTCCACCCACAAGGCTCTCGTTATCTCGCAATGTAACAATAGATGATCCACTGTCTCACCTGATCTCTTACACAAGCAACACCAGTCTAATATAACTAACCGTCTCTTCCTCAGGTTGTCAATGGTCAGAATCTTCCCCCATGCTGCTGTCCATGTAAAGAAAACCGCTTTCGGAggcgccttatttctccaaagtctCTTCCATGGAAACTGAATGGTTGTGGTGTGGGAGAGGGACTTGTAGAAGGATCTAACAGAGAAGATGCCCTTACCCGTCGGGATCCACCATAAGCTGTCAGCTTGCTGTCTATTCGGCTTCACAGAATATATGAGGCTgaaaaaggcttcaaaaatgtctacttcccaatcttgtgccgctCTACTAAATGTTACGTTCCACTGCACATGATCCCCTGATATACTTATGAGGTCCTCAATGGATGCTTCCTGGTTGCGAGCCACGCGGAAAACAGCTGGAAATGCCTCCTTTAGGGCCTCACTCCCGCACCAAGTGTCCTCCCAAAACTTAATACGGGATCCCCTCCCCAACACCAATTTAGAAAGAGTAATAAAGTCCCCCCACCCTCgcctaatgtgtttccatatcCCCACTCCACTTGCCCCAATTACCTCTTTTGTGCACCAGCCCCCCCATAAGCTTCCATGTTTATAATCAATCACCAGTTTCCATAGAGCTCCGGTTTCCAAATTATACCGccataaccacttcccaagCAAAGCCCGATtgaatgttctcaaattctttatgCCCAACCCACCTGACGAGATTGGTCTACACACCTTGTCCCAACTAactaaatgaaatttgaattcatcccctatCCCACTCCATAGGAAATCACGATACAGTTTCTCAATCCGAGCCGCTACTCTGACAGGCAAAtgaaacaaagatagaaagtacGTAGGTAAGTTAGAAAGGGTACTCTTTATGAGAGTAACCCggccacctttcgacaaatacaatctcttccatcctgccaattttatttctatctttTCAATAACAGAATCCCAAATGGATGAGGCCCTAGCAGCAGCCCCCAAAGGTAATCCCAAATAGGTAATGGGAAGAGAAGCTATCTTACACCCAAGAATGCTAGCTAACTGCCTAGTATTGCTCACATTCCCCACTGGTACTAACTCTGActtgtcaaaattaattttcagacCTGATGCTGCTTCAAAGCAAAATAACAGAGCCTTCAATGTCCTCAACTGGTTGTAATCAGCATCACAAAATAAAAgggtgtcatctgcaaatagtaaGTGAGACAAAGAAATAGTAcccctattggggtcaccaaTCGGAAAACCAGCCACCAACCCATGCGTGACCACCGCCGATATCAtcctactcaatgcctccataacaataacaaaaaggagTGGGGAcaaaggatctccttgtctGAGACCTCGAGAGCTACTAAAGAAGCCAGTCGGACAGCCATTTATCAAGATTGAAAATTTGGCCGTAGAGATACACCACCTGATCCACCTACACCATCTcaccccaaagccacatctaCCCAGCACATACAAAAGGAAATCCCAGTTTACAtggtcatatgccttctccatatctaatttgcacaGAATCCCTGTAGATCCCGCCTTCAATCTGCTATCTAGTCCCTCATTTGCTATAAGAACTGAATCCAAGATTTGTCGccccttaacaaaagcattttgtgtTTTCGTGATAATCTTCCCCATAACCGCCCCCAATCTGTTAGCCAGaacctttgaaataattttatacactcCATTCACCAGGCTGATGGGTCGAAAATCCTTAATCTCCACCGCCCCCATCTTCTTAGGGATTAacgcaataaaagtggcatttatGCTTTTCTCGAACTTCCCAACCAATGAAACTTCCTGAAACACATTCATTAAATCAACTTTgaccacttcccaacaagagTGGAAAAAGCCCATCGAGAAACCATCTGGACCGGGAGCTTTATCTTTGACCATACTTCTTACTACCTCATacacttcctcttcttcaaagGGCCTCTCTAACCACGCCGCTTCTTGAGGCTCGATCGTATCAAAACCAAGGCCATCCACCTTTGGCCTCCATCCCTCTCTTTCTGTAAATAGTTGTTCATAGAAATGCACCACATGTTCACTAATCACAGGGGCCTCCTTACACACCATATCATTTATATTCAGCATTTCAATGGTATTAGTTCTTCTATGGGAGTTGGCAACTCTATGGAAGAACTTAGTACTTCTATCCCCTTCTTTCAGCCACAATGCTCTCGACTTCTGGCGCCAAGAAATCTCTTCTAATGATAGTACTCTCTCTAATTCTGAAACCAACTCAGTCTTCCTCAATATTTCCTGCGGTGCTAGAGCTCTAACTTCCAGTATACACTCAAGCTGTTGTAATTCATCCACCATGCATTTCTTACGCTCCCCTAAATCTCCAAAGGAGTGTATGTTCCAATGCTTTaggtcatttttcaaaacttattgCGAAACTTATTTCAAAACTTATTCGTGATAGAATGTATTCACGAAACTTATTGCCAACACTCCCAAATGGTGTGAGTGTCGCTATAATTAAGATGGTAACCTCCACTCTTTAACTGATCGTATACGTCATGAAGATAATTCTTGATTCAGGATTATCATACGAATCTTTTATTCTAGAAACACCTTTTGGGACTTGCAATACCATCTTGTGTCAATTGTCATCGAGTTCTGCCAaattgatctttttcttttactgttttttaatttattttatacttgCAATACCCTTTTTGTGGATATGTATTGTATTGTATTATTTCAATCATTAAAagtatatgtttttaaaaaatttcctaATTTAAAGATCTTAGATCTAGTACGCATTTGAtgccaattttttatttgatttcaaCATTTGGGAATTTAACTGGCTGTTACTGGCATGTTTTAATGTCAATTCACCTTACAGGGAACAGCAGGAGTTGCAATTGCTGGACTTTTAGGAGCTGTTAGAGCTCAAGGAAAGTCAATGATAGACTTTCCAAAGCAAAAGATTGTTGTTGCTGGTGCTGGAAGGTTAGGCGTTTCTTTTATATGGAggagaagattttttttttttttgtttggttgaatgagaagaaaatttgCAATGGAACATAACCCCAATAATTAACGTTCACCATGGAAGTCAGACTGCTCTTTATAACCATTTCAAAGTCTCCGTTTTTCGAAGAATTACACTCagataaaaggaagaaaattattATCACCTTTT is drawn from Juglans regia cultivar Chandler chromosome 5, Walnut 2.0, whole genome shotgun sequence and contains these coding sequences:
- the LOC108989611 gene encoding NAD-dependent malic enzyme 62 kDa isoform, mitochondrial-like, which translates into the protein MSNFSNQIRASSALITRFKRLREFQFCSNPVLMRSRSFTTTEGHRPTIVHKRSLDILHDPWFNKGTAFSFTERDRLDLRGLLPPNVMSTEQQIERFIVDLKRLEVNARDGPSEPNALAKWRILNRLHDRNETMYYKVLIANIEEYAPIVYTPTVGQVCQNYSGLFRRPRGMYFSAADRGEMMSMVYNWPADQVDMIVVTDGSRILGLGDLGVQGIGIAIGKLDLYVAAAGINPQRVLPVMIDVGTNNEKLLKDPLYLGLQEHRLDGDEYVAVIDEFMNAVFTRWPNVIVQFEDFQSKWAFKLLQRYRCTYRMFNDDVQGTAGVAIAGLLGAVRAQGKSMIDFPKQKIVVAGAGSAGIGVLNSAWKTMARMLGNNESAFESALSQFWVVDAKGLITEEREYIDPDALPFARRVKEVNRQGLREGASLVEVVREVKPDVLLGLSAVGGLFSKEVLEALRGSTSTRPAIFAMSNPTKNAECTPEEAFSIVGDNIIFASGSPFKDVDLGNDHIGHCNQGNNMYLFPGIGLGTLLSGSRIISDGMLQAAAECLAAYMTEKEVLNGIIYPSISSIRDITKEVAAAVIKEAIEEDLAEGYRDMDARELQKLSQEEIVDFVKNNMWSPHYPTLVYKND